One window from the genome of Saccharicrinis carchari encodes:
- a CDS encoding beta-N-acetylhexosaminidase, producing MKNLTYLLKIKLYLLLVFISSPNLFGQVTALKVIPEVQQFVAKNGNYTLPGSIQIKVHTGKNDSLMLIATQLKEELQSMLQINASISATSALKAASKNEILISYSHTALKNTEAYTLELDTNTGITIQGASRNGVFWATRTLLQLAKNHEKTIPCGIITDYPDFPNRGFMLDVGRKFFTIDYLRDYVKILSYYKMNEFHVHLNDNGFKAYYDNDWSKTYAAFRLQSDTYPGLAAKDGHYTKEEFRDLQRLGMQYGVNVIPEIDIPAHSLAFTRYNPDLKASAPYADDHLAILDDEKLPHIYRFFNQLFDEYIKGDNPVFIGPDVHIGTDEYIKEGKGRDVDNNQAKRFREFTNYYINYIANSGKTPRLWGGLEWLKDKPLTEVKPAGNAVMNAWSKDWVNAEKMLADGFRIISTPDTWLYIVPAAGYYRDFLDTQWLYTNYRPEKVNSVVTLPNFQPGLLGSTFAVWNDICENGISQLDVHYRTMPAIKVMGSKNWKVAPAKSFEAYQLLAHNSSDGPDVNLSGIYSQHELQAIAAKLGNKAISFNGKKEVILGGTDLGYNYDLSFDIKPKNNNKNNAILFQSSYGTLSVNTNGSEKLGFSRDGYTYTFNFIPNNNRWQTIRLVGDYKSVTLYVDGKKTDHLTAYKKTEGLPKGFNFQQTLTFPLEKIGDAKNGFIGEIRNLQLSYIKAQM from the coding sequence ATGAAAAATCTTACTTACCTATTAAAAATCAAGCTGTATTTACTGCTAGTATTTATTTCTTCACCTAATTTATTTGGGCAGGTAACTGCACTAAAAGTAATCCCCGAGGTGCAACAGTTTGTTGCCAAAAACGGAAACTACACCTTACCTGGTTCTATACAAATAAAGGTTCATACCGGTAAAAACGACAGCTTGATGCTCATTGCCACACAGTTAAAGGAGGAGTTGCAAAGTATGTTACAAATTAATGCCAGCATATCCGCTACATCTGCCCTAAAAGCCGCGTCAAAAAATGAAATTCTCATCAGCTACAGCCACACAGCACTTAAAAATACAGAAGCCTATACGCTGGAACTGGATACCAATACCGGTATCACCATTCAGGGCGCTTCCCGAAACGGTGTATTTTGGGCAACACGTACCCTGTTACAACTAGCCAAAAACCATGAAAAAACTATCCCCTGCGGCATTATTACAGACTATCCTGATTTTCCGAATCGTGGATTTATGTTAGATGTTGGCCGGAAATTTTTTACGATAGATTATTTAAGAGACTATGTAAAAATTCTGTCGTATTATAAGATGAATGAATTTCATGTTCACTTAAACGACAATGGTTTTAAAGCCTACTACGATAACGACTGGTCGAAAACCTATGCAGCCTTCCGCCTGCAAAGTGATACTTACCCCGGTTTGGCAGCAAAAGACGGGCATTATACAAAAGAAGAATTTCGCGACCTGCAACGCCTGGGCATGCAATACGGTGTTAATGTAATTCCCGAAATTGATATTCCTGCCCACTCCCTGGCGTTTACACGTTATAATCCTGATCTGAAAGCCTCGGCACCTTATGCTGATGATCATTTGGCTATACTTGATGATGAAAAACTGCCCCATATCTATCGTTTTTTCAATCAGCTTTTTGACGAATATATTAAGGGTGATAATCCTGTTTTTATAGGTCCCGATGTGCACATTGGTACTGATGAGTATATAAAAGAAGGCAAAGGCCGAGATGTGGATAATAACCAGGCAAAGCGCTTTCGTGAATTTACCAATTATTATATCAATTACATTGCCAATTCAGGTAAAACGCCACGACTCTGGGGCGGATTAGAGTGGCTCAAAGACAAGCCATTAACCGAAGTTAAACCTGCCGGGAATGCAGTGATGAATGCCTGGAGTAAAGATTGGGTGAATGCCGAAAAAATGCTTGCAGATGGTTTCAGAATAATATCTACACCCGACACCTGGTTGTATATAGTGCCAGCGGCGGGTTACTATAGAGATTTCTTAGATACGCAATGGCTTTATACCAATTACAGACCCGAAAAAGTGAATAGCGTGGTCACCTTACCCAACTTTCAACCGGGACTATTGGGCTCAACTTTTGCCGTGTGGAATGACATTTGTGAAAATGGAATTTCTCAATTAGACGTTCATTACCGCACTATGCCTGCCATAAAAGTAATGGGATCGAAAAATTGGAAAGTAGCACCTGCCAAATCCTTTGAAGCATACCAACTATTGGCTCATAATTCTTCCGACGGCCCTGATGTAAATTTAAGCGGTATTTATAGCCAGCATGAGCTACAGGCTATTGCCGCCAAATTAGGCAATAAGGCAATAAGTTTTAATGGTAAGAAAGAGGTGATCCTTGGAGGAACAGATTTAGGATACAATTATGACCTGTCGTTTGATATTAAACCCAAAAACAACAACAAAAATAATGCGATCCTTTTTCAGAGTAGCTATGGAACTTTGAGCGTTAACACCAATGGTTCGGAGAAATTAGGATTTTCGCGCGATGGTTATACCTATACCTTTAATTTTATACCCAATAACAACCGTTGGCAAACCATCCGATTGGTTGGCGATTATAAAAGTGTTACGCTTTATGTAGATGGAAAAAAAACAGATCATTTAACGGCCTACAAAAAAACCGAAGGCCTGCCCAAGGGGTTCAATTTTCAGCAAACTCTCACCTTCCCTTTAGAGAAAATAGGGGATGCTAAAAATGGATTTATAGGTGAGATTAGAAACTTACAGTTAAGCTATATCAAGGCGCAAATGTAA